From the Drosophila sechellia strain sech25 chromosome X, ASM438219v1, whole genome shotgun sequence genome, the window TAGCGGGATATGATATATGTGTGCCATATGGTAATACGATAGGGGGAGTACCCAAATGTCATGTTGAATGATCTGCGGTAAGAAATAATCCCTTGATCCCCTGGTGATTATCGTTCCTCCAAAAAAGATTTCTAGTCACACGATCCGGCCGGTCGTCCCTTCCACGCACACACGAAAACACAGATCAcccatatatatctatatctatatctatataatGTAGGAACTCCAGAAGTGTATTGCATTTTATACCAAATGACTTTAATATCTGGTTTACATTTGAATTCCATGTTTAAGAACAATCGatgtttgtttaaattttgctttttttgcTTGTCGCTAATTATTGTACCaatatataatagatatatccTTATATGGATACGCCCTTTCTATGCCCCCAATAAATGCTTCGAATAATTGATATATGTAGTTACGTTGTTCTCGTCCACTCGTGGGGGCAATACAATAGTGTATAGTGTAATCATAAGTAGAGCTATAGCTTAACGCTATTATTATCAATATACATATTGTATATGTCTGCGTATATGCGTACGAAACTTGGACTACTTAAGACTAGTAACACAACTAAATCATTCAATATTACTGCTTCGCCCAGTTCGGCAATGATTCGGCTCCAATAAACGTGGATCGATGTaactccgattccgattccgaccCGCATCCATATCTATATAGgctatttatatgtatgtatgggtgTATATCGTATATGGATCAAATAATTCATAATTGCGATTGCGAGCTTAATAAAAAGGTGGCACCGGTCCGGCCCCCATTATAGTTCGAAGCCCAGTCCAACCCCTTTCCCTTTCCCACTGACTTCCACTTACAAATCTACACCCATTCCGATTGCCCCAACCCCTCCACCGAATAACATCACCTACGGCCTCAGACTGACTCAAGGTGCTCCGATATCTCCAGGATGGGGCTCTCGCTGAGCGGCTTCACCAGCGACTGCCAATTGGGCGTGAAAAGGCTGAGCACCGGCGTCGATGTCTGCGGAGGACAGAAGGAGAAAACGGATAAGGTTTATATACGAACTTAGGATGCCTGATAAATCATAGAGCTCATAATATGCGTTATCTAGGTTGCTTACATGATAGTCGGAGTCCAGGCTGTGGCCGTGGGGCGTGGTAGGCTTGCACTTGACCGTGGGCGTACCCGGCGCCGTGGATGGTGGAGCTGAGCATGATACCCCAGCAGCCGATCCTCCGGAACCAGCTCCATTAGGCGGCGTACCAGGCACCTGGTCCGATTGGCTGATGTAGGAAGTCTTGAGGTTCATCTGGCTGAAGGCATGAGCTCCGGGCATGGTCATGGAGTGCTGAAGCCTAGGAGTTCCGCTTCTGGGCCGATCGAGCAGGGCCAACTCGTACAGCTCGTCGGCCAGGTGATGTTCCGGAGCCGGAgccggcggcggtggtggacCCAGGCTGTGGCCAAAGTGGTGATGGTGTgcctgctgctggtgatggCTGTGCTGCTGATGGTGGTGATGTCGACCGGCTAACTGCGCCTCAAGGGCGTACTGCTTCTGGAACAACTGACGCTTCTGCTGCAGCAGACGGTGCTgcaggagctgctgctgcagcggtGGCTTTTGCATCGGGGACATGGGCACTGCCATGCCCACGCCCAACTGATGGTGCGCGTATAGCCCtggtggcggcggtggcggagCATAGCATCCATGGCCATACATATCCCCACCAGCAGCTGCTTCCAGGAGCAAAGGTGTGGCTTGGTGGCCTGGATGGAACAGCGAATGATGGCCATGGTGATGCTGCGCAGGATGCGCATGATGATGGGGCAAAGTCAGCAGCGGATGATGCTTGCCCGGCAGAGCGTAGAATTGACCATTTGGAAATTGACAGAGTTCTTCCAAGCCGTACGCTTGGGGatgaggatgcggatgcggatgctgaTGCGGATGCTGATGCGGATGTTGATGGGCATGTGGGTGTGAATGCCCCACAGCCGcctcctgctgcagctgctggatCTCCAGCCAACCGTGACGCTTGGCCTGCTCGTATCGATAACTTCCGTACACACGACTGGTGCCCAGCAACGAACCAGAGCTAAGCAGGCCCTGGGCCACCAGGCCATCACTTGCCCGTCTTCCTTCGCGAAAGTGTATGGGTGATCGCTTGTCCAGGAACGTGACACCACCGCCATTCGGCGGAGGCGTAGGATTCGGCGTGGGCGTGGAGGCTGAACTTTGGGGAAGGCCCAAGCCCAACGGCAGAGCTCCTGGCATATGGATGCAGGAGTTGTGGCTCCCGTACAGTGATCTTTCCGATGAATGCTCCGATGAGATGCCCGCTGGCGATGCCGAGGccggagtgggcgtggccagcaTCGAACTTGAGCCCATGCACGAGGGTAGACTGCCCTTGCCCGAAGGCAGGGCGAAGTCCAAGCTGTCGTAGGGACCGCTGCAATTGCTCTTGGACGAACCGCGACTCAGGTTCTGGCTCAGACTTTTAGAGTAGCTACCAGCGCTCCCGGCGAGAACGCCACTGGATGAGCTACTACTGGCATACGAACGCATCTTGTGACTCTGTCCAGAGGCAGTGATTCCAACGAGGCGCGTTAGATCGCTGCTGGAGTGCGAGGTGGGTCCGCCGTTGGCGTTACCGCTACCGCCGCCATTGCTGCCCTTCGACTCCTGGGAAGCAGAGCCCGGATCGTTTCCCTGATCTGTCTCGCAGCCTTCATCTGTGCTAGAGCTGCCTTGGGCCAGAACTTTCTTCTCGGAGCGGCTGCGGAAACAGGGAACCTAGTCAAGAAACTAAGGCTGTGACTAGGAAGACTCACCTGTCGCCATTCGATTTCGCATCATTCGTTTCCTGGCCGGAGTCACCGCCGCTGCCATTGGTGCTCCCCACGTGCACACGACGCTTATTCCTTTGCTTGAGAGGAAATGGAACTTGTCAGCTGAAAGCGATCATTAACTCACAGGTATCACTCACCTCCACGGGCAGTGGGCTTTCCTGGAGGGTCTGGAAAAGCTTGCTGGCCTCGGCGGACATCTTGTAGCGAAAGCTTTGGCCCAAATTGGCCTTGGAGTCGAAGCTGCTCGAGCTAGACATAGTCTTTATTGTCTTGCCGTTGATCTCACCAGGACAGGGGGTCGATCCCGGTTCCGGTCCCGCTGTACTGGATGTGGGTGTAGTAGAGGCGGGCGGAGGAACGCCTCCTGCGCCGGATTCCGCCTTTGACGGATCATCTTTACCCTCAGCCACTGCTGTGGACTGCCGTAAGGATAAGGATAGAAATAAGTTGGGATAGAATCAGTCAAAAACTCACCTGCTGCAGCAGCGCCCGACAGTCTTCGGTGCTCTGTTTGATGATGAACTCGCTGATGGTGTGATGAAGCTGCTTGGACACTAGAGGCACACCCGCTGCTCCAACGGGTCCGCCTCCAGCCTCCATCATCTCCCTGCACCGCAGGTTAGCCAGCGAGGGGTTGTTGTCGATGCTGAGCGAAATGGCCACCGGTCGATGGTTTCGCGGCGAGCTGGAGCTTAGGCTGTGTCGTCCTACCCTCGAGGATGTGGATGAGCAGTTAGAGGGAGCGGGCGACGCGGCTGTCGGCAGCGGGGTGTACCGCATGGGCAGCGGAATGCCGCCGGCATCCACCTCGGCGCCTCCTCCGTTCAAATACCCAGTCAGGTGGGCGTGCCCGGTCAGAGGCAGTGGCAGTTGCAGTGGGCCATACTTGGCGTAGTATCCGGGACCGGGATCTGGAACTGTGGGTGTCGCGCCGGCATGGGCGTTACGTTCACTCATGAGTACCGTCTGATGACGGCTAAGTCTTTTGTGGCACTGATCCTTGGCCAGGATCGAGCTGGTGGATATTGTCTtgggctgctgctgcggttgtTGCTGCGTCGGCTGGTGGTCGTTTCTGGAGCTGTAGAGCATCCGACTGGCGGAGGTCGACGAGGCAAGGGCGCTGGCGCCTGAGCCGTTGCTCTGCTCCTTCTTGTGGCTAACTCGATCCTGCAGTAGCAGATATATGGCCGCCACATGGTCGTAAGTATTCTTCTTAAGACTGGCTCGGGTCTTGTCCGACCCGATGCCCACATACTCGGCCATGATGCGTAGAATGTCCTCGCTGGGTTCCACGGACGTCTGCCGCTCGGCGCCCAGATTATACTTGGCTATCAGGACGTGCTCCAGCAGCTCGGGGCACATCCACCGATGGCGTTTGATTTGGTCGATGGTGTAGCGCCTTGTGGGCTCCAGTACCAACATGCGGCGGATGAGGTGCTCGCACTCGGAGCTCATAAAAAACGGAATGCGAAAGCGGCCGGAAAGCACCCGATCCCGGAGGCTCTGCAGCGTGGATCCGTCGAAGGGCAGAGCCCCACATACCAGCACATAAAGAACGACGCCAAGTGACTGCAAGAAAGGATACATTTTTGGATAAATAGACATGTATACTTCGCACCACTTACCCAAATATCAATCTCTGGACCCGTATATTGCTTTCCCTCGAAAACCTCGGGAGCTGCGTACGGCGGTGATCCGCACCAAGTGGCCAGTAATTCTCCTGGCTTGAAGTGATTGGAGAACCCGAAATCTGCTATCTTGATGTTCATGTTCAAATCCAGAAGCAGGTTCTCCGCCTTGAGATCCCGATGCACTATGCCCTTCTTGTGACAGTACTCCACCGCCGATATGATCTGCCAGAACTTAAAGCGCGCCGCCGACTCGGACATCCGCCCGTACTTGGCAATGTAATCTggataaaaataaaaggtaAGTCCATCTCATTAAAACCCATATCAACTTAAGCGAATGCGAGAGTTTTAAAGCTAGTGTTCGTCCAAAGGTCAAGAAGTCTGTGTGCAATGTGGGTTCAAAAGTCTGCTAACTAAATCGAGTCATGTACTCTGCAGTCCGAGTTTTTAAACGTTTTTCAAACTGAAGCCTCAACCCACCGAAGATCTCCCCTTGGCTGGCATATTCCGACACTATGTAGATCATATTCTTGGTCTCCATAACCTGTGGGATTGGTAAAAAGGGATTAGGATTACGATTCTTGGTAGGATCTGCCACAGCAAATTCCGCTGACCTGGTAGAGCTTAATGATGTGAGGGTGCTTCAGACGCTTCATGATCTCCACTTCGCGGTAGACCTTCTGTAGGTTTGTCTGGTCCAGCTGCGACTTGTCAATGATCTTGATAGCCACCTCGTTCTTGGTGATTCGATGCCGGGCCAGCTTGACCACTGCAAAGTTTCCCTTGCCAATGGTGCGTTCGATATCGTAGAAGCCCACGCGCATGGGCTCCTTGAGTTTAAGCAAGTCCTTGCCACTTATCCCGCCCGCGCATACCGCAGAGGATGTGGGACTGGGACCGGGCGTTGAGCCTCCCCCGCTAGCAAAGAGCTTCTGGGCGAGCAGCGCATCCTTGCAAGCCACTAGCGCGTCTATCGAGGGTGCAGCAGCACCGGCATCCAGGAGCACTGAGCTCCGGAGAGCATCCAGGGGGGGGTGTGGACACGCTCCTTCTGCTCCTTTTGCTTCGGCTTTTCCGTTTTGGGGCAACTTCTCCGGCGGCTTATCAAGCTGCTTCTCCTCTCCTCTCCTCTCCtcctgcggctgctgctgcttcttcttctgaTCCTCCGGCGGCTGGCTCTCCTCGGACTTGGCCTGGCTCCCATTCTCGCCAGCATCCGCCGCCTCGCACGTGCTCATTTTCCAACTGCGCCACCCTGGGCGGGAAATCTCACACGGAGAGCGCGGGGCGAAGGGAGATGGTGATGCACATGCTCACACACACCTCCTGTCCCATGGCAGCGCTTCTGcgaaaatagaaaaagaaGAGTGGTAGATTGTGGGTAAAATTGCAATAATGAACTGAAACTTCTTCAATGGATGCGCGACTAATGTTGTGTGTTCcccatgtacatatatgtacatacaaatatgtatgtgtacatatgtaagtGCAATAAAAAACGGGGTGGCTACGGAGAAGGGGGTGGGCAGTCGTCGCTTGATAAGAGATTAGCTCGGCTTTCcgagtgtgtatgtgtatggcTTTCGGACGCGGACGCCACAAGCCACCAAAGCCGCactctccctctctttctcaGGCAGTGTTGCCACAGTTAAATTGCAATGGTAAACTGGATTCACGTTTTAGTTTAATCTATCACAATAATAATAGTGTTATTTCACTCGCATATCGCATATGTGCACCAGATAttgacaaatattttaaaagccaTTATCTGAGCTCCTCAAAGACATGCAGATTCATTTGTTAGTGCACACCAAACGGATGACATTCAACGAAAATGGCTGACGCTGCACTTCCGCTTTCAAAATGGCTATTTTCCAGCCACAAAATGGCCGAGGTGCCAACACTGACTGTGTGTGCGACTGGAAGTGTGTGGGTGCCagcgtgcgagtgtgtgtgtgggtgagcgttggtgaaaaatcaataagcAGAGCAAACGCATCGCATGGTGGAAATGGTTCGCGGTGTTAGTGGCCATTGTTGTTCCCTTCAGGATGCAGTGCAACCGATTCAGAACCACTTCCAGGAGATTTCCAATTAAAGCCGCTCTCCCCAAATACCGTTATTGGTGAAAGCGTTGAAAACACAATCCTCGCCGGTTGACAAAGAAGTTTCGAGCAGGAGCGGTTGCGAAGACGGAGAACAGCCTACAAGCTGGGCCAGCTAAATCCGAATCCGGTTTCTGGCTATGAGAGGATAAACGCTGGCGAGGATTCGCTTTACATCGCGTCCGCGGACCGCCACACATGCGGCTCGGAACAGCAcggcacacacagacacagtaGCTGCGACACACACGGCAGATGGCTAGGAAACGTGGCTGCCTCCAATCCCGAGCTGCGTCCAACTGGCGTCCGTATTTGACGCAAGCTCGGCGCTGTCTGCCCCATTCCACCCACTCGCCCCTCAATTTCCGACCCTAACCAGCACACATGAGGGTTGCCAAGTAAGCGCCAAGTGCCGAGCACCGAGCATGCGCCAACTTTTTCGCGAGGGTGGGAAGTTTGATGGAATTCATTTGAATTTCGCGCCTTTTGTTCGTAAAACAGTATGCAATGTAACCGGTTTCGCTGATTCAGCTTTCAGACAGTGACCAGTGACCCAACTAACACAAAGAGTTTGAAcgattttcaaatttttttcaGATATATGATTCGATGCCTTACTTTTGCTACTGTACTGTAGCATTGTATTGGGATGGTGatcttttataaaaaatatccaCCACATTCTGGGTAAAAATTAAGTCCACATCTATTCCGGATATGaccacatatatatatttcttatattcATATTCGCTGAAGGTcttacattaaatattttgtacaGTGGAACGGCTGCCGACGCCTTTCGGTCGGtcctctctctctttctctaaAACGTGTCATCTCGCTCGCTTCCAAGCGCGTGCCCAAACTGACGGGATCTAGGATCCGGTTTCCGTCTTGCTGGCGCCATTCCCAAACGAAGTCAGTTAGTATATACACGGACCGATGCAACTTATGTACATGGAACAGATTTCACAAAAACAAGCTAAAAGCATTCATAGATTAAGGGGTTCTTACACCCCAGAAATGCAAGCGTATTAAAAAGCCAAGAGTTTCACCCCGAGTTCTGATGGCTGTACGTCTGCATTTGCTAGGGATTGGTCTCGTTTGGATTACAGTGTTGCTTTCTGGGGCTAAATCTGGCCGGGATCTTgctgaagctgctgctgctgctcctcttcctcctctcCCTCCTCACCGTAGCAGCGCCGCTTAAAATCGCCAAAAAGACCTGGACGCGGCTGCAGACCTTGTTGAAGATGATCCACGCTCACCGTCTGCGTAGTGTTCCTGGAAGAGCGGCAACTTAGTTATAGACTTTAAATTAGTATCCCTTTATCCTTACCCGGTTTTGGTGAGCACTGTGCATCCGTGCTCTACCACCATGGTAAGTGAATAGAGCGCGGCCAGATTACTCATGCTATCGGTCTCATAGAGCTCTATATCCGGCAGACGGATCTGTGTCTGTTGCGAATCCTGCAGAAATCGGGCGATGCGCTCATTGACGCTCATCTTGATGCTGAATCCTGGACGCTCGCCATTGATGCGGCGACACCCTGCTCGTATCTCACGTACTTCCTGTCCCTGGACGTGTCCAGGCGGCGACGAGGAAAGAAACGGATTAGAAGTTTCGCCGGACATCTCACTCTCGATTTGGCGAGAAGCCGGCATGGTGCCATCTGCATTTGTTTCCATCTCTAAGCAGGCATTCTGAATCTCGATGGGCTCGGAGACGCCAGCTGGTTGGAAGCGGGAAAGATCCTGCAGTGATTCTGGAAGTTGGACTGGTGATTTCGAAGGCGGTTCCACACCCACCGCTCCCGATTCGGTGCCAGACATAAGAGTGTCATCTTCTCCAATTGTGTCATCCGAGCGAATTTGAGGCAGTAGTGACTTTTTTGTAAGCTTCCTTTTCGGATCGTATCTGGCTCCGGGTCCGAATTCGTTTCCCGGCCAGTCGGTGAGTTCATCGTCGCCCTCGCGATCGGTGTCGTGCCGTCGATGACTACCTACTTCCGCCTCGCTATCCGTGGACGAGCTTAGGGAACTAGAGCTTAAGAAGTCATAAAGTTCGCTACAATCCATTGACTGAGCTTGGAGCTGCAGCTGAGGCTGTGGAAACGTTTGGAAGCGGCGGCGTCGGTCCGTTTTGGATGAGCTACTGCTGCTGAGCCCCGACGCCTGCCCCTGCGCCTTTTTGCGCGGCAGCGGAGCAGCTGGTGGCGTACTCAATAACAAGGCATCAATATCGGTCACAGGCACAATGGTGTCCATGCTGATGGAGTTCAAGTTGGCGGTCGTAAAATCAGCACTTGGCAAAGGTAGCTTCTGGACCGCGTCCTTTTGATCGGGCAGCTCCTCCATCTCCAGGCTTACTCCTTCGGGTCCTTCAGAACGATGACATTTCAAGTCCTTGTCCTTTGTCTCAGTCTTTTGGGTGTGCTTAACCTGCTGTCCTTGGGCAGCCATTCGGTTGATCTTCGACAGCAGTCCCTTGTTCAGTGGCAGCAGGCGGTCGCTGAGTGGCTTGGATGTGGAGGAGTAGCTGCGGGGGCGCATcctctgctggtggtgctgtggTTGCTGTACGTGCTGGTCATCTGCTTGTGAGTGCGGCAGGGCGTACAACTTAACCGAATCCTGCTCATGGTAGCGATCGCGGTTTGAGCGCTTGCGTTTGCCGCAGAAGAACAAATGCGAGCGATGTCCAGTGGCGTCAATTTTCAGCAATCGCTTGCGTATGGTTCCAGTAGCAGAACCGCTACTACTTAGCAGGCTGGGTTGCAGTGGCGATTCGGTGAAGGTGTGTGGTGTATCCTTGCTAAACTCGAACTCCATGGACATCCGCTTGATCTTGCGTTTCCTTCGCGAGTTAGGCTTGTAGAATCTGTGGGTGTGTCAACGATAAGATTGGGGACCACCAGGAGGAGCATTAACCATTTTACCTGGCAGGACTGAAGGTGGTCTCGTTAAGCGAGTCGGACTCCAGGGCACCCATACGTATAGGCAAGGTCAGTGGCAGACGCAGAGGAAGCATCGCCTCCGCCTTTTCGTCAGAGTCGCTGGCTGGCAACTTGAGGTTGCGTGTGTCCAGTCCGTCCACGTTGGCACTtgggtggtggtgatggtggtggtggccatGATGCCCGTGATGGTGCCCCTGGTTTAGCGCGTCCGTGGGACTGCTCGAGGAGTCCTCAGTGGGCTGAGGGGCGCAGGCTAAGCAGAGGGGGGTTACCGCGAGCAGGAGTCGGCGTGCGATGGCTACTTACGCAGATTGCCCGTGGAACGTGTCCTGCGGCGGGAGCCCCACCTACCGACGCCGCCACTAGCCCTGTCCATCAGCGTCAGGTCCAGAGCCAACGTCAGATCGTGCGAGAATTGATCCATGGCCGCCCGCTATCCGCTGTCCTCCTGTCCGCTCGCATTGACTCAGGCTCGGCGCATTTATTTGCGTTCTGCACGTGCAcaaacaagaaacaaaaatgcaCCAGAAATCACTTCGGTATGCGATTTGCGATAGTATCTTCGAAAACCATCGGTTGTTCAAACAGTTCGAACGATAGGTAACTTCGAAAGTTATCGCAACAGTAGATATGCCGATATGTTGTTTCGCAAATAATCGCTAAAGCTTTACGATATtatgcacaaaaaaaaaataatcgcagAATTAATATCAGTTAAACATGTAATAAAATAGTTCGATGACTACATTCTACACTCCAGTGTGTACTATAAGTGATTTGCAATGGTTTAAAGTAACATTTGCCCGACTCGGCTAGCCAATTGCTGTCGATTACCCGGCGGTGCTCGATAACCAGTGTTAAAAATACTAAAAGGCCAGGACAAGGCGGAACATGTCAAAAGCCCGCCACGAATACATTAAGGGCATCCATTTTGCTCTCTGCCTCGAAGACGGGACGGGCCCCGCAGGACACAAGCGCCAGGCAGTCCACACAGTTCCATAGAAAGCAAAGTCTGTGCCAGACATGCATAAGGATCGGGGGCACCTGGTGTTCCAGCGCCCCTTGCAGTTTTTCTATCTCGTGGCAGAGGAGCCGGCGACGCTGGATGCGTCGCAGCTTTAGGTTTAGGATTCGACTGTAGAAGAACAGACTAGATAGCCGAACTAAACGACTGCGGTAATTACAATACCTTCGAAGTTGAGTGCAGGCGTTCTCCACGTCGTTGATCCTCATTCTGGTTACGATCAGTTCCTGACTGATGTCGAAGGCTCGGGAGCACAGCATTGCAGCTCGTGACTCGAAGAGGTCAGTTTTATCCAGCGCCTGAGGAGGAACTCCTATTACTATAAACTGTGTTCGAACAAATCTTTACAAACCAAATCCTTGAGCTGGCGGTTCCGCTCCTCCAGCAATTGGGTGCGCTTCTGGACATCCGCCAGCCGCTGGGATATCCTGGTCGGTGCAGTATTCTGATGATGGAACTCCACACCATGCAGGCCGGATACACCGAAATCATTCAGCGGAAGCTATTCGCCGACGAAATGGTAAGTTAGTACATCCCACATGACCATCTTCAAAAGCCATACCGTGTGCTGGGTCCTGCTCAGCTTTGTTGTAAACAATTGAAGGCCCGCGTTAAGCAGGGATCGTTGGGAATTTCGACTAGGTGAGGCCATTGTTCCTAAAGATACGTTCTTAATTTGGAATTTCGGTTTGAACGCGAACAATTGGTTAGACCTTGTAAAAATAAGCAATTGTGGAATGTACGTAAATGCTCATGGATAAAACAGTTTGTAAGTGAACAGATGAAGCGAGGAGCTAACGACCTTGTTTGAATTTCATCAATCGGAGAAAATGCAAAACTATGGTTTCAAATACGAAAcgttaaaattctttatttaGCAAAAGTAAACCAATATGACTCAAAAAAATACATTGTGTGGCAAGGGAATGGAACGCCTACATCTTTAATCTCTTGGGCCAAAAGTGGCAACCGCGGCGGGAACTCAAGGAAGTCCCCACAACTACAATTATAAATATACACACATAAATTTACACGTTTATAGAGTTTTGCATACGAGTAcccatataataaatactcaacGATTGCATGAAAATATAACAACAAATCTCAGCGGTAATACACATTAAGTTGATTATTTAGCGAACTTGGGGCAACGGCTGGCCGAGCTTCTTTGTCCACTCTTCACGGGTGGCGGGGTCTTCGATCTGGCCACGACCGAGGCACTTGCCCTGCGAGATGAGCTCGGCAAACTGGGCCACAATCGGATCCCGGCCGCACGAA encodes:
- the LOC6616076 gene encoding serine/threonine-protein kinase par-1, with product MSTCEAADAGENGSQAKSEESQPPEDQKKKQQQPQEERRGEEKQLDKPPEKLPQNGKAEAKGAEGACPHPPLDALRSSVLLDAGAAAPSIDALVACKDALLAQKLFASGGGSTPGPSPTSSAVCAGGISGKDLLKLKEPMRVGFYDIERTIGKGNFAVVKLARHRITKNEVAIKIIDKSQLDQTNLQKVYREVEIMKRLKHPHIIKLYQVMETKNMIYIVSEYASQGEIFDYIAKYGRMSESAARFKFWQIISAVEYCHKKGIVHRDLKAENLLLDLNMNIKIADFGFSNHFKPGELLATWCGSPPYAAPEVFEGKQYTGPEIDIWSLGVVLYVLVCGALPFDGSTLQSLRDRVLSGRFRIPFFMSSECEHLIRRMLVLEPTRRYTIDQIKRHRWMCPELLEHVLIAKYNLGAERQTSVEPSEDILRIMAEYVGIGSDKTRASLKKNTYDHVAAIYLLLQDRVSHKKEQSNGSGASALASSTSASRMLYSSRNDHQPTQQQPQQQPKTISTSSILAKDQCHKRLSRHQTVLMSERNAHAGATPTVPDPGPGYYAKYGPLQLPLPLTGHAHLTGYLNGGGAEVDAGGIPLPMRYTPLPTAASPAPSNCSSTSSRVGRHSLSSSSPRNHRPVAISLSIDNNPSLANLRCREMMEAGGGPVGAAGVPLVSKQLHHTISEFIIKQSTEDCRALLQQSTAVAEGKDDPSKAESGAGGVPPPASTTPTSSTAGPEPGSTPCPGEINGKTIKTMSSSSSFDSKANLGQSFRYKMSAEASKLFQTLQESPLPVEQRNKRRVHVGSTNGSGGDSGQETNDAKSNGDSRSEKKVLAQGSSSTDEGCETDQGNDPGSASQESKGSNGGGSGNANGGPTSHSSSDLTRLVGITASGQSHKMRSYASSSSSSGVLAGSAGSYSKSLSQNLSRGSSKSNCSGPYDSLDFALPSGKGSLPSCMGSSSMLATPTPASASPAGISSEHSSERSLYGSHNSCIHMPGALPLGLGLPQSSASTPTPNPTPPPNGGGVTFLDKRSPIHFREGRRASDGLVAQGLLSSGSLLGTSRVYGSYRYEQAKRHGWLEIQQLQQEAAVGHSHPHAHQHPHQHPHQHPHPHPHPQAYGLEELCQFPNGQFYALPGKHHPLLTLPHHHAHPAQHHHGHHSLFHPGHQATPLLLEAAAGGDMYGHGCYAPPPPPPGLYAHHQLGVGMAVPMSPMQKPPLQQQLLQHRLLQQKRQLFQKQYALEAQLAGRHHHHQQHSHHQQQAHHHHFGHSLGPPPPPAPAPEHHLADELYELALLDRPRSGTPRLQHSMTMPGAHAFSQMNLKTSYISQSDQVPGTPPNGAGSGGSAAGVSCSAPPSTAPGTPTVKCKPTTPHGHSLDSDYHTSTPVLSLFTPNWQSLVKPLSESPILEISEHLESV
- the LOC6616078 gene encoding uncharacterized protein LOC6616078 gives rise to the protein MASPSRNSQRSLLNAGLQLFTTKLSRTQHTLPLNDFGVSGLHGVEFHHQNTAPTRISQRLADVQKRTQLLEERNRQLKDLALDKTDLFESRAAMLCSRAFDISQELIVTRMRINDVENACTQLRSRILNLKLRRIQRRRLLCHEIEKLQGALEHQVPPILMHVWHRLCFLWNCVDCLALVSCGARPVFEAESKMDALNVFVAGF
- the LOC6616077 gene encoding uncharacterized protein LOC6616077 translates to MDQFSHDLTLALDLTLMDRASGGVGRWGSRRRTRSTGNLPCAPQPTEDSSSSPTDALNQGHHHGHHGHHHHHHHPSANVDGLDTRNLKLPASDSDEKAEAMLPLRLPLTLPIRMGALESDSLNETTFSPARFYKPNSRRKRKIKRMSMEFEFSKDTPHTFTESPLQPSLLSSSGSATGTIRKRLLKIDATGHRSHLFFCGKRKRSNRDRYHEQDSVKLYALPHSQADDQHVQQPQHHQQRMRPRSYSSTSKPLSDRLLPLNKGLLSKINRMAAQGQQVKHTQKTETKDKDLKCHRSEGPEGVSLEMEELPDQKDAVQKLPLPSADFTTANLNSISMDTIVPVTDIDALLLSTPPAAPLPRKKAQGQASGLSSSSSSKTDRRRRFQTFPQPQLQLQAQSMDCSELYDFLSSSSLSSSTDSEAEVGSHRRHDTDREGDDELTDWPGNEFGPGARYDPKRKLTKKSLLPQIRSDDTIGEDDTLMSGTESGAVGVEPPSKSPVQLPESLQDLSRFQPAGVSEPIEIQNACLEMETNADGTMPASRQIESEMSGETSNPFLSSSPPGHVQGQEVREIRAGCRRINGERPGFSIKMSVNERIARFLQDSQQTQIRLPDIELYETDSMSNLAALYSLTMVVEHGCTVLTKTGNTTQTVSVDHLQQGLQPRPGLFGDFKRRCYGEEGEEEEEQQQQLQQDPGQI